From Zingiber officinale cultivar Zhangliang chromosome 5B, Zo_v1.1, whole genome shotgun sequence, the proteins below share one genomic window:
- the LOC121986696 gene encoding lysine histidine transporter-like 8, with the protein MEIAACPLKALEVEKRWTLNDFDIGKPLGRGKFGHVYLAREKKLRVTAQMHSILEFVFLVLSVSQERPPSISYQPLPSSSFCSTAFLILNAFGIIAFAFRGHNLALEIQATMPSIFKHPAHVPMWRGAKVAYLLIAMCLFPIAIGGFWAYGNLMPQGGILNALYIYHNHDIPRGLLATTFLLVVFNCLSSFQIYSMPVFDSFEVGYTSRTNRPYSIWVRSGFRVFYGFISFFIGVALPFLSSLAGILGGLTLPVSVYVNFSNFY; encoded by the exons TGTCCTTTGAAGGCTTTAGAAGTGGAGAAACGATGGACGCTGAATGATTTTGATATCGGGAAGCCCCTTGGAAGAGGAAAGTTCGGCCATGTCTACCTGGCCAGGGAAAAGAAG CTTCGAGTGACTGCTCAAATGCATAGCATACTAGAGTTCGTTTTCCTGGTACTGTCTGTTAGCCAAGAAAGACCCCCTTCCATCTCTTATCAGCCACTGCCCTCATCTTCCTTTTGTTCCACTGCTTTTTTGATCTTGAATGCTTTTGGAATAATAGCATTTGCATTCAGGGGACACAATCTTGCTTTAGAAATCCAG GCAACAATGCCATCAATTTTCAAACACCCTGCACATGTTCCAATGTGGAGGGGAGCCAAGGTCGCCTATCTTCTAATAGCAATGTGTTTATTCCCTATTGCCATTGGAGGCTTCTGGGCTTATGGTAACCTA ATGCCTCAAGGAGGAATACTAAATGCCCTTTATATATATCACAACCATGATATCCCAAGAGGGCTTCTAGCAACAACATTCCTCTTGGTTGTGTTTAACTGCCTCAGCAGTTTTCAGATATATTCCATGCCTGTTTTTGACAGCTTTGAAGTAGGTTATACAAGCCGAACAAATCGACCCTACTCGATTTGGGTTCGATCTGGCTTCCGAGTATTTTATGGCTTCATCTCGTTCTTCATTGGAGTAGCACTTCCTTTCCTGTCTAGTCTTGCTGGCATCTTGGGTGGCCTCACTCTCCCGGTCAGTGTATAtgttaatttttctaatttttactaA